The following are encoded in a window of Diorhabda sublineata isolate icDioSubl1.1 chromosome 5, icDioSubl1.1, whole genome shotgun sequence genomic DNA:
- the LOC130444146 gene encoding facilitated trehalose transporter Tret1-like, protein MDNSVSNRAQIHLQDVTLNGKTDLMEMKKRTSPFLYFAAITMDLTLITFGVVIIWISPVTEKLLSDDPEENPLGRPISTLELSLVGSLSQIGMVMGPVLLERVFGKFGRKRGLNIINISVAIVLVGLAFSTHILLYYLFILTVGILLGGTSVGLALYIGDITQDHNRAKMTCLMGSFIPIGNLYGFILGKYFSVKIFTLLSTIPLIISVVVSELFLPESPAYLMLKGDRNSALKGLHKLLRINSEQAEEQANKILSNHTVKSDKANFKILLSERATRKGFIISCILMTSTATTGLPSIMSYLEPIFEESGAQVSSSLYAQIVGIVQICCYFTAAVLVEKVGRRPLLLISAAANTVPLFTLGVYFNLVYSKSTITDQLKWLPVIAIITLTITSIVGICSVAPAYMNDVFSYNVKATAISIIYLISGISIALTIFLFPIFMDTIGLSWSFWLFCMLNVSGFIFIHYYVPETKGKDIVEIQEVLRK, encoded by the exons atgGATAACAGTGTATCAAACAGAGCTCAAATACATCTACAAGATGTTACTCTGAATGGGAAAACCGATTTAATGGAGATGAAGAAACGTACGAGTCCATTTTTGTATTTTGCTGCTATTACTA TGGATCTGACTCTAATCACGTTCGGTGTAGTTATAATCTGGATATCGCCAGTGACAGAAAAGCTTCTATCGGATGATCCAGAAGAAAACCCATTGGGTAGACCAATAAGCACACTTGAATTGTCGCTGGTTGGATCACTCTCTCAGATAGGAATGGTTATGGGACCCGTACTACTAGAAAGAGTATTCGGTAAATTCGGAAGGAAACGTggtttgaatataataaatatctcaGTTGCAATAGTATTAGTAGGTTTAGCTTTCTCTACACacattttgttatattatttatttattctaactgTAGGTATTTTACTAGGAGGGACTAGTGTGGGATTGGCTTTATACATAGGTGATATCACTCAAGACCACAACAGAGCTAAAATGACTTGTTTAATGGGATCATTCATACCCATAGGGAATCTTTATGGttttattttaggaaaatatttcTCTGTCAAAATATTCACTTTATTATCCACTATTCCTTTAATTATATCAGTTGTTGTATCCGAATTATTTTTACCGGAATCGCCGGCTTACCTTATGTTAAAAGGTGACAGAAATTCTGCTCTTAAAGGCTTGCATAAATTGTTAAGAATAAATTCGGAGCAAGCTGAAGAACAAGCTAATAAAATATTGTCTAATCATACTGTTAAGAGTGATAAggctaattttaaaatattgttgtcTGAGAGAGCTACAAGGAAAGGTTTTATAATATCGTGCATTTTAATGACATCAACAGCTACTACTGGTCTTCCTTCTATCATGTCCTATTTAGAACCAATTTTTGAGGAATCGGGTGCTCAAGTTTCGAGTTCTTTATATGCTCAAATCGTTGGTATTGTCCAAATCTGCTGCTATTTTACAGCAGCTGTACTAGTTGAGAAGGTAGGTAGGAGACCTCTGTTGTTAATATCAGCAGCCGCAAATACCGTTCCACTGTTTACACTTGGGGTTTACTTCAACCTAGTTTACAGCAAATCTACTATTACTGATCAATTGAAATGGTTACCTGTGATTGCTATTATCACATTAACAATAACTTCAATTGTAGGTATTTGTTCAGTAGCACCAGCTTACATGAAtgatgttttttcttataatgttAAAGCCACGgcaatttctataatttatttaatcagtGGAATTTCAATAGCTTtgactatatttttatttcctataTTCATGGATACGATTGGACTCTCGTGGAGCTTTTGGTTATTTTGTATGTTAAATGTAAgcggttttatttttatacattattatgTACCGGAAACTAAAGGGAAAGACATTGTTGAAATCCAAGaagttttgagaaaataa